The genomic DNA CAAGATTCTTCAGGACAAGTACCCGGACGACGACAACATTCCGTCCATCAGCTATTACTGGGGCGAATACTGGTATCGCAAGGGCGATTACCGGAAGGCCGCCGACCAGTTCCAACATCTCATTCAGACCTATCCCGAGCACCAGCTCGCCAAGCAGGCCGCCTATTATTTGGCCGATTCGCTGAACCGGACGGGCTATCTGGACCAGGCTTTTCAGATCGTGGACTACATCGACAAGCGGTGGCCCGACTATTACATGGAGAACATGGATTTCCTGCGGCTGGCGGGCGGCGTGGAGACGCAGCTCAAGAAGTGGGAGCAGGCCAAGAACCATTATTTCACCTTCTACAACCTCAATCCCGATGCGGACGGCGCGGATGTGGTCCTGGCCCGTCTCGGGGACATCTACCTGCGCATGAACGACAAGGGCGCGGCCAAGCAGGTGTACGAGAAGGCGGTCAAGGATTATCCGGACAAGGAGGGCGGCCTCATCTCCAAGATGCGGCTGGCCGAGGAGGGCATCTACGACGATCCGGCCATGCACGAGATGGTGGATGTCTTCAACCGGCCGTACAATCTCAACCCGAAGCGGGTCTATACCGAGATCGTCAGCCGACATCCGGACAGTCCGCTTGCGCCCATCGCCCAGCTCAAGCTGGCCATGTGGTACGCCTTCAACAAAAAATATCCCGAAGCCCTGTCCTCGGCCCAGGATCTCGTCGAGAAGTATCCCGACAGTCCGCTGGTGGACAAGGCCCGGATTCTGGGCGACTCGGTTTTCGTTCTCGCAGTGCCGGGGATGCTTGCCGAGGAGCGCTACGGCCGCATTGTTCGCTACTGGGAGACTTACGATTTCATCGGCAAGAAGGATTCCAAGGTCGACGACAACACAAGGCTCGCCATCGCCACCAGCTACTGGAAGGTGGGGCAGCCCGAAAAGGCCCTTGAGCTGCTCAAGCCGTATCTTGTGAAGAAACAACTTGCCGGCGTCTCGGATCAGGCTCTCGGCCTGGCCGTGAACATTTACCTCGATCAGCTCGCCTGGCAGGACATTTCCGATCTCGTGTCCATGGCCTCCAAGCACTGGAAGCTCAAGCCCGAACAGCAGCGTCAGCTCGAATACGCGCGGGCCATGTCCCTGCAGAATCTCGGAGACGGCAAGCGCGCCGTGACCCTGTGGGCCGATCTGGCCAAGGACGCCACCGTGGACCCGGCATTCCGTGCCTACGCCATGTATTACATGGCCAAGGACGCCATGGAACGGCAGGATTTGCGCCGGGTTTTCGTCTATTCCCAGGAGGCCCTGGCGTTGCTGTTGCAGAGCGACGGCGATCCCGAGAAGGTCAAGGACGCGGTGCTCATGTCCATCTACGCCACCGAGCGGTCCGGGCGTTACGAAGAGGCGCTCAAGTGGGCCAGGGAGTATGACAAGTACATTTCCGTGGACAATCCCGAGTGGGCCTCCACCCGGTTCAAGCTCGCCCGCATCTATCGCAAGGCCGGGGCCATCGAGGAATGGAAGCAGTTGCTTCAGGATATCATCGAGAAGAAGCCCGATTCCCTTCAGGCCCAGCTAGCCAAGGCCGCTCTTGACACGCACAGCCTCGAACGACAGGCCAGCCAGTACGCTCCCAACCCGGGGTAGACCGGCGGGCAGGCGTTTTTCTCCCTTTCCCTCAATTCTTGTCGGTTTTTTTGCCGTTTGGGTATGGTTGGAGGTCGATTTGTGCTATTCAGCAGGCGTGAATGGTTAAACAACTGTTTGTTGAGGTGGAGCATGGACAGAAATCCCATTGTTGCCGGACGGTTTTACGAGGCACAGCCGGAAGAGCTGTACGCCACGGTTGACGAGTATCTCGGATTGGCCGAGGGCAAACGGCAGGAGCACACCCTGCTGGCCATGGTGCCTCACGCCGGGTACGTGTACTCGGGAGCGGTCTGCGGCAAGACCCTGGGCACGGCCAATCTCGCGCCCACCGTGCTGTTGCTCGGTCCCAACCATACGGGGCGGGGAGAGCGGTTCGCCCTGTGGCCCGACGGCGGCTGGGCGATTCCAGGCGGATTCCTGTCCATCGACACCGCCCTGGCCGCGGCGCTGCTTGATGCCGACAAGGATGTCCAGGCGGATACCTCGGCGCACATGGGGGAGCATTCCCTGGAAGTGATCCTGCCGTTTCTCTATCGCCTCAATCCGGACACAACCATCGTGCCCATCAGTATCTCTGCGCCTGCCTTGGACTCTCTGGAGCGGGTGGGGCGAGCCATCGGTCGGGCCTTGGCCGCTTTTCCGAACCCCGTGTCCATTGTGGTCAGTTCTGACATGAGCCATTACATTTCCCACGAGGACGCCCACAAGATGGACGGCATGGCCCTGGAACCGATGATGACCCTCGATCCCGCCGTGCTCTACGACACGGTGCGCTCCCGGCATATTTCCATGTGCGGAGTGCTGCCCATGACAGTGGGATTATATGCGGCACTTGAACTTGGCGCGACCCATGCCGATCTGGAGGCCTACGCCACTTCAGGCGAGGTATCCGGCGACTTCCAGCAGGTCGTGGGTTACGCGGGCGTGCTGGTCGGTTGACGGGACGCCGTCCGGCCGTATTGAGCAGGGCATTGCAAGGGCTGGCGGAATCACGAGCCGGGTAGGCCGAGGCTGCGCGCGGGGAGGGAGCGGAGTGCTTCGGTCCGGGGGCAGCCGGTCATTTCGGGCTGGAGCCATTTTGTGAGTATATGGGGGAGTGTGGCCCGGCAGCCTGCCGGGGATCAGACGTGTCAGGAGCCCCGGTTGAATCCTACGGTGGTTTCCCCATCGTGGACGATGACCGGGATGCGACGCAGTCCGCCGGAGAGTTTGAGCATTTCCTCCAGGTTGGCCTCGGAGGCCAGGATGTCCACGAAGCGCGCCTGGGGGTGCGCGGCCAGTGCGCGTTTGGTGTGCGGGCAGGTGGATTTGCCGTATATGATTGTTTCGCTCATAACTCTTTCCTTGTTTTTTCCAAGAATACCACCAGGCCACGATGCCCACAACCCTTTGCCTATCAGCGGGGGATGGAGACTTGGAAACGCCGTTGAGTCGTTCTAGCCGCATAAGAAAAGCCCTGTCCGGACGTATCTGGACAGGGCGTTTAATCATTGCTGACTGCCGAGCCTAACGGCGGCGGCGTCCACCGCGGTCACCGCGGTCGTTGCGTCCGCCTCTGTCGTTGTTGCGCGGAGCGGGACGCTTGAAGTCGTCCAGGTTGACCTCCTGTCCGGCCTCTTCCATGAGCCAGGCCTTACGGGACAGGCGGATGCGTCCGCCGGGCTCCAAGGAGATGCACTTCACCATGACTTCCTGGCCGAGCTGAACGATGTCTTCCACGCGTTCCACACGGTCGAAGTCGAGCTGGGAGATATGCAACATGCCTTCCTGGCCGGGCAGAATTTCGACGAGTGCGCCGACCTCAAGGATCTTGCGCACGACGCCCTTGTAGTTCTTGCCGGGTTCAGGCTTCTGGTCGTAGTAGAGCACCATTTCCTTGGCCTTTTCCATGGAAGCCATGGTCGGGGCGAAGATGGAGATCTTGCCGGAATCCTCGATGTCGATGTCGGCTTCGGTCTCGGCGGTGATGGCCTTGATGTTCTTGCCGCCGGGTCCGATGACGGAGCGGATCTTTTCGGGATCGATGTAGACCACGGCCATTTGCGGGGCCAGGGTGGACAGTTCGGCACGCGGCTTTTCCAGCACCTCGGCCATGTGGTCGAGGATGTGGGTCCGGGCTTCCTTGGCCTGGTACAGGGCCTTCTTGAGGACTTCCTGTGGGATGCCGCCGATCTTGATGTCCATCTGGATGGCGGTGATGCCGTCACGGGTGCCCGCAACCTTGAAGTCCATGTCGCCCAGGGCGTCCTCGTCGCCGAGGATGTCGGTCAGGACGAAGTACTGGTCGTCTTCCTTGCAAAGACCCATGGCGATACCGGCCACGGGATCGGAGATGGGCACGCCCGCATCCATGAGGGACAGGGTTGCGCCGCACACGGAAGCCATGGAGGAGGAACCGTTGGACTCCATGATTTCGGAGACCACGCGGATGGTGAACGGGAATTCCTCGGGGCTGGGCAGCACCGGAGAAAGGGCGCGTTCGGCTAGGGCTCCGTGGCCCACCTCACGGCGGGAGGTGCCGCGCAACATGCGGGCTTCACCGACGCAGTAGGGCGGGAAGTTGTAGTGGAGCATGAAACGCTTGGTGGCGTCGCCGAGCAGGGAGTCGTAACGCTGCTCGTCACGGGTGGAACCCAGGGTGGCGACGGCCAGGGAGCAGGTTTCGCCGCGGCGGAACAGGACTGAGCCGTGGGTCTGCTGGAGAACGCCCACTTCGATGGACAGCGGACGGACGGTGGTGGTGTCACGGCCGTCGATGCGCAGACCTTC from Pseudodesulfovibrio thermohalotolerans includes the following:
- a CDS encoding tetratricopeptide repeat protein is translated as MARTGKTALQVLLPEGIWGRENRPEVGGIAGRLVKSVATSGNGVEIALSTDAFGYIRVPGQGTSQFVLQLYSDPIGARWRSPDTPPAPAGQATRPAQTAQPAPAAAPEPKAPSAAEVAETLSAVRPDQPVSDKAEADLPSEEPSAERKPFFAVPYSVRNEVAPPETTVPEATPPVAPGETVTGDYPAANELRFKAVNKSAEEVKFAELAGGTEKRFPVSAPSAPASGARPVAESPAPETPAANEVVGNVTPPPAVEADSGGTRGDVAPPPSALEPETALVGDAGSISDEVQPSPTASGGPAADVQADGAQQVGADGQPLEETSPEEQEKARIQAIRDQLYEAQSMMFNGALNEALPIYEDIIKQPKLPEDVRDESLYAIADIKKQINSGDLANKFDEVAQAFIEAMNANLRSDRVPRALLNLGLLNLQVGNFPEARAYFKILQDKYPDDDNIPSISYYWGEYWYRKGDYRKAADQFQHLIQTYPEHQLAKQAAYYLADSLNRTGYLDQAFQIVDYIDKRWPDYYMENMDFLRLAGGVETQLKKWEQAKNHYFTFYNLNPDADGADVVLARLGDIYLRMNDKGAAKQVYEKAVKDYPDKEGGLISKMRLAEEGIYDDPAMHEMVDVFNRPYNLNPKRVYTEIVSRHPDSPLAPIAQLKLAMWYAFNKKYPEALSSAQDLVEKYPDSPLVDKARILGDSVFVLAVPGMLAEERYGRIVRYWETYDFIGKKDSKVDDNTRLAIATSYWKVGQPEKALELLKPYLVKKQLAGVSDQALGLAVNIYLDQLAWQDISDLVSMASKHWKLKPEQQRQLEYARAMSLQNLGDGKRAVTLWADLAKDATVDPAFRAYAMYYMAKDAMERQDLRRVFVYSQEALALLLQSDGDPEKVKDAVLMSIYATERSGRYEEALKWAREYDKYISVDNPEWASTRFKLARIYRKAGAIEEWKQLLQDIIEKKPDSLQAQLAKAALDTHSLERQASQYAPNPG
- the amrB gene encoding AmmeMemoRadiSam system protein B — protein: MDRNPIVAGRFYEAQPEELYATVDEYLGLAEGKRQEHTLLAMVPHAGYVYSGAVCGKTLGTANLAPTVLLLGPNHTGRGERFALWPDGGWAIPGGFLSIDTALAAALLDADKDVQADTSAHMGEHSLEVILPFLYRLNPDTTIVPISISAPALDSLERVGRAIGRALAAFPNPVSIVVSSDMSHYISHEDAHKMDGMALEPMMTLDPAVLYDTVRSRHISMCGVLPMTVGLYAALELGATHADLEAYATSGEVSGDFQQVVGYAGVLVG
- the uxx1 gene encoding UXX-star selenoprotein family 1, translated to MSETIIYGKSTCPHTKRALAAHPQARFVDILASEANLEEMLKLSGGLRRIPVIVHDGETTVGFNRGS
- the pnp gene encoding polyribonucleotide nucleotidyltransferase translates to MTMIPFDATSVTATVGDLDITIETGKYARQASGAVTISSGSTTVLVTAVTQPLAEDRGFFPLTCNYQEMAYAAGRVPGNYFRREGRPSEHETLVSRLIDRPIRPLFAKGFSDEVQIIATVLSADKHVNPDVLALTGASAACHISKMPFLGPIVGARVGYVDGEFVLYPTYKGIEERSSLNLIFAATREAMVMVEGGGNFVSEDMVADALAWGHEQVGPLFDIQDELRDKVGVPKIEVTAPERDEEVAEYLGEIITDDLKKALTTPEKLVRYAAKDAAKKKAKEAVAEKFPDDSAKLAEVDNIVGDMTKKFVRERIVKEGLRIDGRDTTTVRPLSIEVGVLQQTHGSVLFRRGETCSLAVATLGSTRDEQRYDSLLGDATKRFMLHYNFPPYCVGEARMLRGTSRREVGHGALAERALSPVLPSPEEFPFTIRVVSEIMESNGSSSMASVCGATLSLMDAGVPISDPVAGIAMGLCKEDDQYFVLTDILGDEDALGDMDFKVAGTRDGITAIQMDIKIGGIPQEVLKKALYQAKEARTHILDHMAEVLEKPRAELSTLAPQMAVVYIDPEKIRSVIGPGGKNIKAITAETEADIDIEDSGKISIFAPTMASMEKAKEMVLYYDQKPEPGKNYKGVVRKILEVGALVEILPGQEGMLHISQLDFDRVERVEDIVQLGQEVMVKCISLEPGGRIRLSRKAWLMEEAGQEVNLDDFKRPAPRNNDRGGRNDRGDRGGRRRR